From Piliocolobus tephrosceles isolate RC106 chromosome 16, ASM277652v3, whole genome shotgun sequence, the proteins below share one genomic window:
- the CENPV gene encoding centromere protein V, whose protein sequence is MRRSRSSAAAKLRGQKRSGASGASTASGAPAAAASAPSAIRTRRSASQAESKSQAAAKPPSEKPRLRRSSPRAQEEGPGEPPPPPELALLPPPPPPTPATPTPSASNLDLGEQRERWETFQKRQKLTSEGAAKLLLDTFEYQGLVKHTGGCHCGAVRFEVWASADLHIFDCNCSICKKKQNRHFIVPASRFKLLKGAEHITTYTFNTHKAQHTFCKRCGVQSFYTPRSNPGGFGIAPHCLDEGTVRSMVTEEFNGSDWEKAMKEHKTIKNMSKE, encoded by the exons ATGCGGCGATCGAGGAGCTCTGCGGCCGCCAAGCTGCGCGGGCAGAAGCGGTCCGGGGCTTCTGGGGCCTCCACGGCCTCCGGGGCCCCCGCGGCCGCTGCCTCGGCCCCCAGCGCCATCCGCACACGGCGCTCCGCGAGCCAGGCCGAGAGCAAGAGCCAGGCGGCGGCGAAGCCGCCGTCGGAGAAGCCGCGGCTGAGGCGCTCGTCACCGCGGGCCCAGGAGGAGGGCCCGggggagccgccgccgccgcctgaGCTGGCGTTGCtcccgccaccgccgccgccgacTCCCGCGACCCCGACGCCCTCGGCGTCCAACCTGGACCTGGGCGAGCAGCGGGAGCGCTGGGAGACGTTCCAGAAGCGGCAGAAGCTCACCTCCGAGGGCGCTGCCAAGCTCCTGCTGGACACCTT tgAATACCAGGGCCTGGTGAAGCACACAGGAGGCTGCCACTGTGGAGCAGTTCGTTTTGAAGTTTGGGCCTCAGCAGACTTGCATATATTTGACTGCAA CTGCAGCATTTGCAAGAAGAAGCAGAATAGACACTTCATTGTTCCAGCTTCTCGCTTCAAGCTCCTGAAG GGAGCTGAGCACATAACGACTTACACATTCAATACTCACAAAGCCCAGCACACCTTCTGTAAGAGATGTGGCGTTCAGAGCTTCTATACTCCACGCTCAAACCCTGGAGGCTTCG GAATCGCCCCCCACTGCCTGGATGAGGGCACTGTGCGGAGTATGGTCACTGAGGAATTCAATGGCAGTGATTGGGAGAAGGCCATGAAAGAGCACAAGACCATCAAGAACATGTCTAAAGAGTGA